A window of Polaribacter litorisediminis contains these coding sequences:
- the dut gene encoding dUTP diphosphatase, with product MNVQIINKSKHATPNYETEGAAGMDLRANIDASITLKPLERAIVKTGLFIALPVGFEAQVRPRSGLAAKKGITVLNAPGTVDADYRGEIGVILVNLSNEEFIINDGERIAQLIIAKHERANWQEVTILSETERGSGGFGSTGI from the coding sequence ATGAACGTACAAATCATTAACAAATCGAAACACGCAACTCCTAATTACGAAACAGAAGGTGCTGCAGGAATGGATTTAAGAGCTAATATTGATGCTTCTATAACGCTTAAACCGTTAGAAAGAGCTATTGTGAAGACAGGATTATTTATAGCTTTACCGGTTGGTTTTGAAGCGCAAGTGAGACCTAGAAGCGGATTGGCAGCTAAAAAAGGAATTACTGTTTTAAACGCTCCTGGAACTGTAGATGCAGATTATCGTGGAGAAATTGGTGTGATTCTAGTGAATTTATCAAATGAAGAATTTATTATAAACGATGGTGAACGGATTGCACAATTAATCATTGCAAAACACGAGCGTGCAAATTGGCAAGAAGTTACAATTTTATCTGAAACTGAGCGTGGTTCTGGTGGTTTTGGAAGCACAGGAATTTAA
- a CDS encoding TIGR04283 family arsenosugar biosynthesis glycosyltransferase, with protein MILSIIIPVYNEQQNLIKILSFLNEQANKLPIEIIVSNSPESIDESGMVCKNFDKVTYFDAVKKGRAAQMNAGATIAKGDILLFLHADIILPKDFYNQIILAIKEGNKAGFFAYQFDKKTFLLRINSSFTQKDGFFAGGGDQCQFFTKETFEALQGYNEEFCIMEDFEMIDKVRKHGISFKIIQSKATVSARKYQTNSWLKVNLINGYVFLKYKLGVHPIKLRKTYQSLLRESL; from the coding sequence ATGATATTAAGTATAATAATTCCGGTGTACAATGAACAACAAAACCTTATAAAGATTCTGTCGTTTTTAAATGAGCAAGCTAACAAACTTCCCATAGAAATCATTGTTTCTAATTCTCCAGAATCAATTGACGAGAGCGGTATGGTTTGTAAAAATTTTGATAAAGTTACGTATTTTGATGCTGTTAAAAAAGGTAGAGCTGCTCAAATGAATGCAGGTGCAACAATAGCTAAAGGCGATATTTTATTGTTTTTACATGCGGATATAATTTTGCCTAAAGATTTCTACAATCAGATAATATTGGCAATTAAAGAGGGAAACAAAGCTGGTTTTTTTGCATATCAGTTTGATAAAAAAACATTTTTACTGCGTATAAATAGTTCTTTTACCCAAAAAGATGGTTTTTTTGCTGGTGGAGGAGATCAATGTCAGTTTTTTACAAAAGAAACTTTTGAAGCTTTACAAGGCTACAATGAGGAGTTTTGCATCATGGAAGATTTTGAAATGATTGATAAAGTAAGAAAGCATGGAATTTCTTTTAAGATAATACAATCTAAAGCAACGGTAAGTGCCAGAAAATATCAAACAAATTCTTGGCTTAAAGTAAATTTAATTAACGGATATGTTTTTTTAAAATATAAGTTAGGGGTTCATCCCATAAAGCTGCGTAAAACCTATCAATCGCTTTTAAGAGAAAGCCTATAA
- a CDS encoding DUF547 domain-containing protein — MKQFLISFFFLSVFTVSAQNNVNYNQVSQDLLQNIMEDTSYEKQVKILSESTLDELVTALKTDQQKIAFWVNIYNAFIQISLTENPKLYEDKGTFFSEERIKIAGELLSFDAIEHGIIRKSKIKLSLGYLNKWFVASWERKLRVDKIDWRIHFALNCGAKSCPPVAIYSAENLEKELYFITKEYLKEQTTYNKRTKTATSVALMSWFRGDFGGNSGARDLLFNYKITPEKPKNLEFKTYDWTLLLNNYRTIPTTIYD, encoded by the coding sequence ATGAAACAGTTTTTAATTTCCTTCTTTTTTTTATCCGTCTTTACAGTTAGCGCACAAAATAATGTAAACTATAATCAAGTTTCTCAAGATTTACTACAAAATATTATGGAGGATACTTCCTATGAAAAACAAGTAAAAATTTTATCAGAAAGTACGTTAGATGAACTCGTTACAGCATTGAAAACAGACCAACAAAAAATAGCATTTTGGGTAAATATTTATAACGCATTTATTCAAATTTCATTGACGGAAAACCCTAAATTATATGAAGATAAAGGTACCTTTTTTAGTGAGGAAAGGATTAAAATTGCCGGAGAGCTTTTATCTTTTGATGCTATTGAACACGGAATTATTAGAAAATCGAAAATTAAACTAAGTTTAGGTTATTTAAATAAATGGTTTGTTGCTTCATGGGAACGTAAATTACGCGTAGATAAGATAGATTGGAGAATTCATTTTGCTTTAAATTGTGGTGCAAAAAGCTGCCCGCCCGTTGCCATTTATAGCGCTGAAAATTTAGAGAAAGAATTATACTTTATAACCAAAGAATATCTAAAGGAACAAACCACCTACAACAAAAGAACTAAAACAGCTACCTCAGTGGCTTTGATGTCTTGGTTTCGAGGAGATTTTGGAGGAAATTCTGGTGCAAGAGATCTTCTTTTTAATTATAAAATTACCCCTGAAAAACCAAAAAATTTAGAATTTAAAACCTACGATTGGACGTTATTATTAAACAATTATAGAACGATTCCTACTACCATTTATGATTAA
- a CDS encoding NAD(P)H-dependent glycerol-3-phosphate dehydrogenase, which translates to MIEHQKIAVFGGGSWATAIVKMLIENLETVGWYMRNTQAIEHIKENDHNPKYLRSAELDAARLDLSDDINYMVAKYDVLIFAIPSAFLTSELNKLSESLVDKTIFSAIKGIVPETGLIVGEHFHKEYHIPLENIGVITGPCHAEEVAMERLSYLTIACQDEAIAAKMSLALGSWYINVKTTDDIIGTEYAAVLKNIYAVAAGIAHGLGYGDNFQSVLMSNAIREMKRFIKKVHKMKRNINNSAYLGDLLVTGYSTFSRNRMFGNMIGKGYTVRSAQHEMSMIAEGYYATKSAYKIKEEKGTKTPIIDAVYNILYDDKDPKKEFKKLTNKLD; encoded by the coding sequence ATGATTGAACATCAGAAGATTGCTGTTTTTGGAGGTGGAAGTTGGGCAACGGCTATTGTTAAAATGTTGATAGAGAACCTAGAAACTGTGGGTTGGTATATGCGAAATACGCAAGCCATAGAACATATAAAAGAAAATGATCATAACCCTAAATATTTACGTTCTGCAGAATTAGATGCAGCTCGTTTGGATTTATCGGACGATATTAATTATATGGTGGCTAAGTATGATGTGCTAATTTTTGCAATTCCGTCTGCTTTTTTAACAAGTGAATTAAATAAATTATCCGAATCTTTAGTTGATAAAACTATTTTTTCTGCCATTAAAGGAATTGTTCCGGAAACAGGTTTAATTGTTGGAGAACATTTTCATAAAGAGTACCATATTCCCCTAGAAAATATTGGTGTAATCACAGGACCTTGTCATGCAGAAGAGGTGGCTATGGAGCGTTTGTCATATTTAACAATTGCGTGCCAAGATGAAGCCATTGCTGCAAAAATGTCGCTAGCTTTAGGGAGTTGGTATATCAATGTAAAAACCACAGATGATATTATTGGAACAGAATATGCCGCAGTTTTAAAAAATATTTATGCAGTTGCTGCAGGGATTGCGCACGGTTTAGGCTATGGTGATAATTTTCAATCGGTCTTAATGAGCAATGCTATTCGAGAAATGAAACGTTTTATAAAAAAGGTTCATAAGATGAAGCGAAACATTAACAATTCTGCTTATTTAGGCGATTTGTTAGTGACAGGATACTCAACCTTTAGTAGAAATAGAATGTTCGGGAATATGATAGGAAAAGGATATACGGTAAGGTCTGCCCAACATGAAATGAGTATGATTGCCGAAGGGTATTACGCTACAAAAAGTGCTTATAAAATTAAAGAAGAAAAAGGTACAAAAACTCCTATTATAGATGCGGTTTATAACATTTTGTATGATGATAAAGATCCAAAAAAAGAATTTAAAAAGTTGACCAATAAACTGGATTAA
- a CDS encoding MFS transporter has protein sequence MPKQDPYAALRIKEFNIFLFVRFLLVFGWSMQFIVIEWQVYSITKDPLSLGIIGLMEIIPAFSMALFAGHIVDQREKRNLLALCTGAFSLISLGLFLLTTDTVLSSWSTNAILYCIYGLVFFGGFLRSFFGPTIFSLVALLVPKKIYHNAATWSTSTWKTASVSGALCGGFFIGWMGVDKTLSIVFILVTLSFITIFQIKKKPILNTKIGEPVKESLKAGIKFVFQNKAILGTLTLDMIAVLFGGTVAILSVFAQDILKVGPEGFGILNASISIGSIVTMLLTTYIPINRNTGRKMLISVFIFGVSIIAFGLSSIFWVSVLALFVSGAADGISMVIRQTILQLKTPDDMRGRVASVNSMFVGSSNELGAFESGLAAKIIGPVAAVVFGGTMTLITVVTTAIVSPTIRNLDLTEDIQENEKED, from the coding sequence ATGCCAAAGCAAGATCCTTATGCAGCCTTAAGAATAAAAGAATTCAATATTTTTTTATTTGTAAGATTTTTACTCGTTTTTGGTTGGTCCATGCAATTTATTGTCATTGAATGGCAAGTATATTCCATCACAAAAGATCCTCTATCCTTAGGAATTATAGGTTTAATGGAAATAATTCCCGCGTTTTCTATGGCTTTATTTGCAGGTCATATTGTAGATCAAAGAGAAAAAAGAAATCTATTAGCACTCTGTACGGGCGCTTTTTCATTGATTAGTTTAGGCTTATTTTTGCTAACTACGGATACCGTTTTAAGTAGTTGGTCTACCAATGCTATTTTATATTGTATTTATGGATTGGTCTTTTTTGGTGGCTTTTTACGCTCTTTTTTCGGACCTACCATTTTCTCTTTAGTAGCCTTGTTGGTTCCTAAAAAAATATATCATAATGCAGCAACTTGGAGCACCAGTACCTGGAAAACAGCTTCTGTTTCTGGAGCGCTTTGTGGAGGTTTTTTTATAGGTTGGATGGGCGTTGATAAAACACTTTCTATCGTTTTTATTTTGGTAACGCTTTCATTTATCACCATTTTTCAAATAAAGAAAAAACCTATTTTAAATACAAAAATTGGCGAACCTGTTAAAGAAAGTTTGAAAGCGGGTATTAAATTTGTGTTTCAAAATAAAGCAATTTTAGGAACCTTAACGTTAGATATGATTGCGGTTTTATTTGGTGGAACTGTTGCTATTTTATCCGTTTTTGCGCAAGATATTTTAAAAGTAGGTCCGGAAGGTTTTGGCATTTTAAACGCCTCTATTTCTATAGGTAGTATTGTAACGATGTTGTTAACAACCTACATTCCTATCAACAGAAATACGGGTAGAAAAATGCTAATCTCTGTCTTTATCTTTGGAGTAAGCATTATTGCTTTTGGCTTGTCGTCTATTTTCTGGGTGAGTGTTTTAGCCTTGTTTGTAAGTGGTGCAGCAGACGGAATTTCAATGGTGATTCGTCAAACCATATTACAATTAAAAACACCAGATGATATGAGAGGCAGAGTAGCTTCTGTAAACTCTATGTTTGTGGGTTCTTCTAACGAGCTAGGCGCATTTGAAAGTGGTTTAGCAGCTAAAATAATAGGTCCTGTAGCGGCCGTAGTTTTTGGCGGAACCATGACTTTAATAACCGTTGTTACTACAGCAATTGTAAGTCCTACAATTAGAAATTTAGATTTGACTGAAGATATTCAAGAAAATGAAAAGGAGGATTAA
- a CDS encoding PspC domain-containing protein: MILGVCEWLSTKTQFTAKNIRILFVLLVLLAGFGVGAYLILWLVKILSKE, from the coding sequence ATGATTTTAGGAGTATGTGAATGGTTGAGTACAAAAACACAATTCACCGCAAAAAATATTAGAATATTATTTGTATTGTTAGTGTTATTAGCTGGCTTTGGTGTTGGAGCTTATTTAATTTTATGGTTGGTAAAAATCTTATCCAAAGAATAA
- a CDS encoding glycerol-3-phosphate dehydrogenase/oxidase, whose product MKKFSSFNRENSTQQLKTTEFDLLIIGGGITGAGIALDAASRGMKVALIEKSDFASGTSSKSTKLIHGGLRYLKQFDFWLVKEVGTERAIVHKLAPHLVIPEKMILPLIDGGTYGSWLTSIGLKVYDILASVEGEDQRKMLNKKEALEKEPLLPENILNGAGYYAEYRTDDARLTIEVLKTACNYKARIINYIEAKEFIYEENRVVGAKVIDRISGDEFAIKAKYVVNACGPWVDELRQINHSKTGKRLHLTKGVHLVVAHEKLPVKQSVYFDVPDGRMMFAIPRGKVTYFGTTDTNYQQDKDNVQTNLVDATYLISAVNNMFPDITITLNDVQSSWAGLRPLIHEEGKSASELSRKDEIFVSDSELISIAGGKLTGYRKMAERIVDLVGKKYERRFDKEFDAIKTKEIVLSGGTFKNSSEVRSYIDAIHNRIAEVDFDEKDAQYLVYNYGKQTDIILQKFDDLMHDNMPEKMIKAEVWFTINYEMASNPTDFFMRRTGRLFFDIPSVILYTNLVLEEFKKAFSWDDKIVNKHQKELEEQLKEATTFE is encoded by the coding sequence ATGAAAAAATTTTCGTCTTTCAACAGAGAAAATAGTACTCAACAATTAAAAACCACAGAATTCGATTTGTTAATTATTGGTGGCGGAATTACAGGCGCAGGAATTGCTTTAGACGCGGCTTCTAGAGGAATGAAAGTTGCCTTAATTGAAAAAAGTGATTTTGCCTCCGGAACCTCTAGCAAATCTACAAAACTGATACATGGCGGCTTGCGTTACCTAAAACAATTCGACTTTTGGTTGGTAAAAGAAGTCGGTACAGAGCGTGCTATTGTGCACAAATTAGCGCCGCATTTGGTGATTCCAGAAAAAATGATTTTACCTTTAATTGATGGCGGAACGTATGGTTCTTGGTTAACCTCCATTGGCTTAAAAGTGTATGATATTTTGGCTTCTGTAGAAGGCGAAGACCAACGTAAAATGCTCAACAAAAAAGAAGCTTTAGAAAAAGAACCACTACTACCAGAAAATATTTTAAATGGCGCTGGTTATTATGCCGAGTATAGAACTGATGATGCCCGCTTAACAATAGAAGTTTTAAAAACTGCTTGCAATTATAAAGCACGAATCATTAACTACATAGAAGCAAAAGAATTTATTTACGAAGAAAATAGGGTTGTTGGAGCAAAAGTTATAGACCGTATTTCTGGGGATGAATTTGCTATAAAAGCAAAATATGTAGTAAATGCTTGTGGCCCTTGGGTAGATGAATTGCGACAAATAAATCACTCTAAAACGGGCAAACGTTTGCATTTAACAAAAGGTGTACATTTGGTGGTTGCTCATGAAAAATTACCTGTAAAACAATCTGTATATTTTGATGTTCCGGATGGCAGAATGATGTTTGCTATTCCACGTGGAAAAGTTACTTATTTTGGAACAACAGACACCAATTATCAGCAGGATAAAGACAACGTTCAAACAAATTTAGTAGATGCCACTTATTTAATATCTGCCGTTAACAATATGTTTCCTGATATAACTATTACACTAAATGATGTGCAATCTTCTTGGGCGGGTTTGCGACCGTTAATTCATGAAGAAGGAAAATCGGCCTCAGAACTTTCTAGAAAGGATGAAATTTTTGTTTCTGATTCAGAATTAATTTCTATTGCTGGGGGTAAATTAACGGGCTATCGAAAAATGGCGGAACGTATTGTAGATTTGGTAGGTAAAAAATACGAACGGAGATTTGATAAAGAATTTGATGCTATCAAAACCAAAGAAATTGTACTTTCTGGTGGTACATTTAAAAATTCATCTGAAGTAAGAAGTTATATAGATGCCATTCATAATAGAATTGCAGAAGTAGATTTTGATGAAAAAGATGCACAATATTTAGTCTATAATTATGGCAAACAAACCGATATTATTTTGCAAAAATTTGATGATTTAATGCACGATAATATGCCAGAAAAAATGATAAAAGCAGAAGTTTGGTTTACCATAAACTATGAAATGGCGAGCAATCCGACTGATTTTTTTATGCGCAGAACAGGACGCTTATTTTTTGACATACCTAGCGTAATTTTGTACACTAATTTGGTATTAGAAGAGTTTAAAAAAGCGTTTTCTTGGGATGATAAAATTGTTAATAAACATCAAAAGGAATTAGAAGAACAACTAAAAGAAGCCACCACTTTTGAGTAA
- a CDS encoding alpha/beta hydrolase, translating to MQRILFLFCFLLLTFNSCKKVPETKIESEVKTDEKIDEKIDEKKSTKSANVSILKKEFIIDGLNDISHKIWLYLPPNYQTSTEEYPVIYMHDAQNLFDHKTSFVGEWCIDETLNTLYKKTGKSFIVVGIENGGEKRIEEYTPWQHQKYGGGKGAMYINFLANELKPFIDKNYRTKIDAKNTAIIGSSLGGLISFYGGLKYPEVFGKIGALSTSFWFSEEVFEFAKENGNQQNSKLYFLVGGKEGDTMVPDTENMAKILQDVGFTKEYLKTKIVPEGQHTEAFWKAEFLAVITFLYNIETNERTNH from the coding sequence ATGCAACGAATTCTCTTTTTGTTTTGTTTCCTATTATTAACCTTCAATTCTTGTAAAAAAGTTCCTGAAACAAAAATAGAATCCGAAGTAAAAACGGATGAAAAAATTGATGAAAAAATTGATGAAAAAAAATCTACAAAATCAGCAAATGTTTCCATTCTAAAAAAAGAGTTTATCATTGATGGTTTAAATGATATTTCGCATAAAATTTGGTTGTATTTACCTCCAAATTATCAAACATCCACCGAAGAATATCCTGTAATTTATATGCACGATGCTCAAAATTTGTTTGATCATAAAACTTCTTTTGTGGGTGAATGGTGCATCGATGAAACTTTAAATACACTTTATAAAAAAACAGGTAAAAGCTTTATTGTTGTTGGCATTGAAAATGGTGGAGAAAAAAGAATTGAGGAATATACACCTTGGCAACACCAAAAATATGGAGGAGGAAAAGGAGCTATGTATATCAATTTTTTAGCCAATGAATTAAAGCCTTTTATTGATAAAAACTATAGAACAAAAATTGATGCAAAAAATACAGCTATTATTGGAAGCTCTTTAGGAGGTTTAATTTCTTTTTATGGAGGCTTAAAATATCCGGAAGTTTTCGGCAAAATAGGCGCACTTTCTACCTCTTTTTGGTTTTCTGAAGAAGTTTTTGAATTTGCCAAAGAAAATGGAAATCAACAAAACTCGAAACTCTATTTTTTAGTAGGCGGAAAAGAAGGCGATACCATGGTTCCGGATACCGAAAATATGGCGAAAATCTTACAAGATGTAGGCTTCACAAAAGAGTATTTAAAAACAAAAATTGTTCCTGAAGGACAACATACAGAAGCTTTTTGGAAAGCAGAATTTTTAGCAGTAATTACTTTTTTATATAACATAGAAACAAATGAACGTACAAATCATTAA